The sequence below is a genomic window from Bosea sp. F3-2.
GGCGGGTAGCCCGAGGATGCCGCGATAGAGGAGCCAGGCGCTGAACAGCCAGGCGAGGAAGAGCCCGGTCAGCATCCCGCCCAGTAGCAGGATCTGTCTGATCGAGGGCGAGCGCAGCACTTCGAGTGCGTGGCTCCAGGAGGAGTCGAGCCCCTTCTCGCGCCGGCGGCTCACCTCATAGAGCCCGATCGCGGCGAAGGGGCCGATCAGTGCGAAGCCGCTGAGCAGCGGGAAGAGCAGGGGGAAGATGTTGTAGCTCACGGTGAGCTGCGCCAGCAGGATGCCGGCGATGGGATAGATCACCGCGATGAAGACCAGATGGCTCGGCTGCGCCATGAAATCTTCCCAGCCGCGCTGCAGCGCCTCGCGCAAATCCATCGTGGTGATGGTCTTGATGCGAGGCTGCGACAGCGTGACGATGTCATGTACGGTGCCGTCGACATTGGCCATGGCGTGCCTCCCGGTTCCGGCCCGGTTCACCACGGCTGTCGACATGTCCCTGGCGTCAACGGCCTGCGGCGTCGAGCTTCCAAATCCCAGCTCGCAAACTATACGCGCGAAAGCCGGATTTGTCGCAAGCCTTCTCGCGGATGTGAGTCGAGTTGCTTTCTCAGGAGGTTGTTGGGCGGTCGGCTGCTGCCCTTCCTCGTCACCGCCATCTCGCCTAATGCTGTGCCATGAGCGACGCCAAAGACACCGCCCTCTCCGAAACGTCGATTGCCGAGCTGACGCCGCGCAAGGCGAAGGCCGAGCACAAGCAGCTCGCCGCGCAGGTGCAGGCGGCGAACGACGCCTATTTCCAGGAAGACCAGCCGATCATGGACGACGCGGCCTATGACGCGAAGCGTCGGCGACTGGTCGCGCTCGAGGAGGCCTTTCCCGAGCTGAAGGAGACCGGCGGCGTCAGCGGCAAGGTCGGCGCCAAGCCTTCCGGCAAGTTCGCCAAGATCCGGCATCGCGTGCCGATGCTATCGCTCGACAACGCCTTCTCGGACGAGGCCGTCGCCGAGTTCGTCGGCCGGGTCTACCGCTTCCTCGGCCGCAAGGAGGAGGACGGCATCGACTTCACCGCCGAGCCCAAGATCGACGGTCTGTCGCTTTCGCTGCGCTACGAGAAGGGCGAGCTGGTCGCGGCGGCGACGCGCGGCGACGGCGAGGAGGGCGAGGACGTCACCGTCAACGCCCGCACCATCTCTGAAATCCCCGCGACGCTGGCCGGGCCGGATGTTCCGGAGATCGCGGAGGTGCGGGGCGAGGTCTATCTCGGCCATGCCGATTTCGCAGGGATCAACGAACGCCAGCGCGAGAAGGGGCTGACCGAATTCGCCAATCCGCGCAACGCCGCGGCCGGCTCGCTGCGCCAGCTCGACGTAGGCGTCACCGCCTCCCGTCCCTTGCGCTTCTTCGCTTATGCCTGGGGTGAGATGCCGGTGCTGCCGGCGCCGACGCAGATGGGCGTGGTCGAGACCTTCAGGCGCTGGGGCTTCCGCACCAACCCGCTGATGCGGCGCTGCGGGAGCGTGGAGGAGCTGATCGCCCAGTATCGGCTGATCGAGAGCCAGCGCGCCACGCTCGGCTACGATATCGATGGCGTGGTCTACAAGGTCGATGATCTCGCGCTGCAGGCGCGGCTCGGCTTCGTCTCGCGGGCGCCGCGCTGGGCGATCGCCCATAAATTCCCGGCCGAGCTGGCGACGACCGTTCTGGAAGCCATCGACATCCAGGTCGGCCGCACGGGTGCGCTCTCGCCGGTGGCGCGGCTGAAGCCGGTGACGGTCGGCGGCGTCGTGGTGACCAATGCGACGCTGCACAACGAGGATTATATCCGCGGCTTCGATTCCAAGGGGCTGCCGATCCGCGACGGCACCGACATCCGCATCGGCGACACGGTGACGGTGAAGCGCGCGGGCGACGTCATCCCGCGCGTCGAGGCGGTCGATCTGTCGAAACGGCCTGCGGATTCGAAGCCCTATGAATTCCCGACGCTCTGCCCGGCCTGCGGCAGCCATGCGACGCGCGAGCTCAATCCGCGCACCGGCAAGGAGGATGCAGTGCGCCGCTGCACCGGCGGCCTGATCTGCCCGGCGCAATCGGTCGAGCGGCTGAAGCATTTCGTCTCGCGCGATGCCATGGACATCGACGGCCTCGGCGACAAGCAGATCGAGTTCTTCCACAGCGATCCCGAGTTGCCCGTGAAGGAGCCGGCGGACATCTTCACGCTGGCCCAGCGCGATGCGGCCAATCTCAAGAAGCTCAAGGACAAGGAGGGCTTCGGTGCCGTCAGCGCGAAGAAGCTGTTCGACGCGATCGAGGATCGGCGCCGGCCGCCGCTCAACCGCTTCATCTTCGGGCTCGGCATCCGCCATATCGGCGAGACGACCGCACGGCTTCTGGCGCGCCACTACGGCTCGTTCGAGGCGCTGCGGGCGGCGGGCATCGCTGCCGCCGACGAGACCTCGCCCGAGCGGCAGGAACTCGATGCCATCGACAGCGTCGGACCGACCGTGGTCGAGGCGCTGATCGAGTTCTTCGGCGAGCCGCATAACGAACAGTTGCTCGACCGGCTGCTGGTCGAGGTTGCGCCCCAGCCGCTGGAGGCGGTGGCCTCGGCCAGCCCCGTCGCCGGCAAGATCGTTGTGTTCACCGGCGCGCTGGAGCGGATGACCCGTGACGAGGCCAAGGCGATGGCCGAGCGGCTTGGTGCCAAGGTCGCGGGCTCGGTCTCGTCGAAGACGGACCTGCTCGTCGCCGGGCCGGGCGCCGGCTCCAAGCTCAAGGATGCCGCCAAGCACGGCGTCGAGGTGATCGACGAGGCCGGCTGGTTCGATCTGGTGGGTGGGTAAACTGGCTCGTCATTCTCGGGCGGAGCAAAGCGCAGACCCGAGAATCTCGTCCCGGATAGGGCGCCTTCTCGTCCTGAGATGGTCGGGTCAAGCCCGACCATGACGCGAGAGTGTCGCCAGCTACTCCGCTGCCGCCACCGATGGTGTGAACATCGCGGCCGGCGGCGCCTCGCCCGCCGCCCGTACCTGGCTCGGAGCCAAACCGGTGATGCGCTTGAAGGCGCGGCTGAACGAGGCCTCGGACTCGTAGCCGAGGCGCTGGGCGACCACTGCGATCCGCAGCTTGTCGCGTGCCAGCCATTGCCGGGCCTGATGCATCCGGACCTGCGCGACATAGCGCGCCGGGGTTTCCCCGACGACCTCGGCGAAACGCTCGGCGAAGCCGGAGCGCGAGGCGCCCATCAGCTCCGCGAGGCTTTCGACCGTCCAGTCGGTCTCGGGATGGGCGTGGATCGCCGCCAGCACACGGCCGATCGTCGGGCAGCGCGCCGCCGCGACCCAACCCTTGGCGGTGCCGCAGCCGAACTCGACCCAACTCCGGATGATCGTGGCGGCGACGACATCGGCGAGGCGGGCGAGAATTCCGCCGGCACCGACCCGGTCCATCGCAACCTCCCGGCCCATCGCCTCAAGCAGATGCGGAAGGCCGGGCTCATTGGCGGTGAAATCATAGATCTGCATCACATCCGGCATCAGCCGCAGCAGCGGGTGGTCGAGATCGACATTGAAGGTCATGCGCCCGGTGAAGAGGAGCATATGCTCACCCGTGCCGCCGCCCTCGACGTCGAAGACATTGCCATAGGCCTCGCGCACCCGACAATTGCAGGGCGGAGACGCGACGACTTCCGGCGAACTCGCCAGCACATGGCCGCCGCCGCGCGGCAGCAGCACGGCGTCGCCGTCGCTGAGCCCCAGCCATTCGCCAGCAGGCGTCTTCAGCCAGCAGCCGCCGCGCGAGATGAAATGGAAGCAGGCCTCGCGGCTCTGCGGGAAAGCGACGCCCCAGGGGGCGGCCATCTGACAGCGGCTGTAGTCGACGCCGTCGAGTCTCAGGCCCCGGAGCATCTCGGTCAGGTGATCGGCGGAAGCGGTCATCGCAAACCTGGACGAATGGTCATGAGATGCGGATTATATAGCATGGAAACTCCATGGGGCCACGCCCATCTTCCGGCGACCTCATGGAGACCCCCATGTCAGATTCCCTTTCTGCCACTGCACTCGAATTTGACGACACAGCCGAGGAGGCCCGCGAAAAGCCGGCCTGGGCCGCCGTCGTCTCATTGACTTTCGGCGTCTTCGGCCTCGTCACGGCCGAATTCCTGCCCGCCAGCCTCCTGACCCCGATGGCCGCCGATGTCGGCGTTTCGGTCGGGGCGGCCGGGCAGGCCGTGACCGCCACCGCGGTCGTCGGTGCCATTGCCGGCCTCGCCGCCGCCATCGTAACGCGCGGCATCGACCGGCGCATCGTCATCTGGTCGCTG
It includes:
- a CDS encoding DUF2189 domain-containing protein, with amino-acid sequence MANVDGTVHDIVTLSQPRIKTITTMDLREALQRGWEDFMAQPSHLVFIAVIYPIAGILLAQLTVSYNIFPLLFPLLSGFALIGPFAAIGLYEVSRRREKGLDSSWSHALEVLRSPSIRQILLLGGMLTGLFLAWLFSAWLLYRGILGLPADVSTADFLRAVFTTADGWIMIVIGNSLGLLFAIVAFSISVVSFPLIIDRHVDAPTAIRTSIAAVEANPRMMMYWGLIVTGLLVLGCLPVLVGLVVVMPVLGHATWHLYRKLVG
- the ligA gene encoding NAD-dependent DNA ligase LigA encodes the protein MSDAKDTALSETSIAELTPRKAKAEHKQLAAQVQAANDAYFQEDQPIMDDAAYDAKRRRLVALEEAFPELKETGGVSGKVGAKPSGKFAKIRHRVPMLSLDNAFSDEAVAEFVGRVYRFLGRKEEDGIDFTAEPKIDGLSLSLRYEKGELVAAATRGDGEEGEDVTVNARTISEIPATLAGPDVPEIAEVRGEVYLGHADFAGINERQREKGLTEFANPRNAAAGSLRQLDVGVTASRPLRFFAYAWGEMPVLPAPTQMGVVETFRRWGFRTNPLMRRCGSVEELIAQYRLIESQRATLGYDIDGVVYKVDDLALQARLGFVSRAPRWAIAHKFPAELATTVLEAIDIQVGRTGALSPVARLKPVTVGGVVVTNATLHNEDYIRGFDSKGLPIRDGTDIRIGDTVTVKRAGDVIPRVEAVDLSKRPADSKPYEFPTLCPACGSHATRELNPRTGKEDAVRRCTGGLICPAQSVERLKHFVSRDAMDIDGLGDKQIEFFHSDPELPVKEPADIFTLAQRDAANLKKLKDKEGFGAVSAKKLFDAIEDRRRPPLNRFIFGLGIRHIGETTARLLARHYGSFEALRAAGIAAADETSPERQELDAIDSVGPTVVEALIEFFGEPHNEQLLDRLLVEVAPQPLEAVASASPVAGKIVVFTGALERMTRDEAKAMAERLGAKVAGSVSSKTDLLVAGPGAGSKLKDAAKHGVEVIDEAGWFDLVGG
- a CDS encoding AraC family transcriptional regulator — encoded protein: MTASADHLTEMLRGLRLDGVDYSRCQMAAPWGVAFPQSREACFHFISRGGCWLKTPAGEWLGLSDGDAVLLPRGGGHVLASSPEVVASPPCNCRVREAYGNVFDVEGGGTGEHMLLFTGRMTFNVDLDHPLLRLMPDVMQIYDFTANEPGLPHLLEAMGREVAMDRVGAGGILARLADVVAATIIRSWVEFGCGTAKGWVAAARCPTIGRVLAAIHAHPETDWTVESLAELMGASRSGFAERFAEVVGETPARYVAQVRMHQARQWLARDKLRIAVVAQRLGYESEASFSRAFKRITGLAPSQVRAAGEAPPAAMFTPSVAAAE